In Microplitis mediator isolate UGA2020A chromosome 2, iyMicMedi2.1, whole genome shotgun sequence, a single window of DNA contains:
- the LOC130664011 gene encoding chymotrypsin inhibitor-like has translation MAKLVVTGILLLCLLCICVDAKKKKNCPKHEHEVACGNRCERTCTNPTDTVCHSAPIDNCPIQCQCDDGYLRHLKKNKCLKPENCFK, from the exons ATGGCAAAACTGGTGGTGACTGGAATACTTCTCCTGTGCTTGTTATGTATCT gTGTTGAtgctaaaaaaaagaaaaattgtcCCAAACATGAGCATGAAGTAGCATGTGGTAATAGGTGTGAAAGAACATGTACAAATCCAACAGACACGGTTTGTCACTCTGCTCCTATAGAT AACTGTCCAATTCAATGTCAGTGTGATGATGGTTATTTAcgacacttgaaaaaaaataagtgtcTTAAACCAGAAAAttgtttcaaataa